One Calditrichia bacterium DNA window includes the following coding sequences:
- a CDS encoding sigma-54-dependent Fis family transcriptional regulator — protein MKPRILIVDDEADSLDIIADLFSKVGYQTFTAQNGLEALAVIERTEPDILISDLYMPEMDGMKLLDEVSNRYPNVSTIMMTGHKDVNNAVKALQKGARDFILKPFDLEDFLWKVGAIVKMKYNVDEDTFAKFNAPVNKGFANIISRDPRMMALFRKIEKIAPYNLTVMIYGESGTGKELIADAIRQNARPERSQKPFVKVNCGGIPETLLESELFGHEKGAYTNAYYSKPGRFEIADGGSIFLDEIGDISMAMQVKLLRVLSSKEIERLGSTKTKQVDVRVIAATNKNLEAEIEAGRFREDLFFRLNVIPIFLPPLRERRDDIPLLIQHFIKRFCEEFKLPPKQVDDEAMEYLKSYRWPGNVRQLENYVNQAIVLSEGNMLTIKDFPSRVLNETAEDTGFEIDTTRPLDDIMADFEKMVLKKALAENGGNKQQTAKQLQVHRTTLMSRLKKLGL, from the coding sequence ATGAAACCACGTATATTAATCGTTGACGACGAAGCGGATTCGCTGGACATTATCGCGGATTTATTCAGCAAAGTCGGCTACCAAACCTTTACCGCACAAAACGGACTGGAGGCGCTGGCAGTGATCGAGCGCACTGAGCCGGACATCCTGATATCCGATTTATACATGCCGGAAATGGATGGCATGAAGCTGCTCGACGAAGTGAGCAACCGCTACCCCAATGTTTCCACCATCATGATGACCGGACACAAAGACGTGAACAACGCCGTGAAAGCGTTGCAAAAAGGTGCCCGCGATTTCATTTTAAAGCCGTTCGATCTCGAAGATTTTTTGTGGAAAGTCGGCGCAATCGTCAAAATGAAATACAATGTTGACGAAGATACGTTTGCCAAATTTAACGCACCGGTGAACAAAGGATTTGCCAATATCATCAGCCGCGATCCGCGGATGATGGCGCTCTTCCGCAAAATCGAAAAAATTGCCCCCTACAACCTGACCGTGATGATTTACGGCGAAAGCGGCACCGGAAAAGAGCTGATCGCCGATGCCATCCGCCAAAATGCCCGCCCGGAACGCAGCCAAAAACCGTTTGTGAAAGTAAACTGCGGCGGCATTCCCGAAACACTGCTGGAAAGCGAGCTGTTCGGGCACGAAAAAGGCGCATACACCAACGCCTATTACAGCAAACCGGGACGTTTCGAGATTGCCGATGGCGGCAGTATTTTTCTCGACGAAATCGGCGATATTTCGATGGCGATGCAGGTAAAACTGTTGCGGGTGCTCTCATCAAAAGAGATTGAGCGACTCGGTAGCACCAAAACCAAACAGGTGGATGTTCGCGTCATCGCCGCAACCAACAAAAATCTGGAAGCGGAAATCGAAGCGGGGCGTTTTCGCGAAGACCTGTTTTTCCGGCTGAACGTGATCCCGATTTTTTTACCACCGCTGCGGGAACGCCGCGATGATATTCCGCTGCTCATCCAGCATTTTATCAAACGTTTTTGCGAAGAATTCAAATTGCCACCCAAACAGGTGGACGACGAAGCGATGGAATATCTGAAATCGTATCGCTGGCCGGGCAATGTGCGCCAGCTCGAAAACTATGTGAATCAGGCGATTGTGCTTTCCGAAGGTAACATGTTGACAATAAAGGACTTCCCTTCCCGCGTACTCAACGAAACCGCAGAAGACACCGGATTTGAAATCGACACAACCCGTCCGCTGGATGATATTATGGCGGATTTCGAAAAAATGGTGCTCAAAAAAGCTCTCGCAGAAAATGGCGGCAACAAACAGCAAACCGCCAAACAATTGCAGGTTCATCGCACCACGCTGATGTCCCGCCTCAAAAAATTGGGGCTGTGA
- a CDS encoding T9SS type A sorting domain-containing protein, with product MKFSTVFPFYIHKKQSFTAHFLMLLLLIASVVFGEVFAQTRIMAVSNRTANSTITTGESSLPDLANRLMAVPIDEGYRDFNYGSSVISAPTGEKPESKLWYNNGYWWGSLWDAGNDEYRIFRFDPASQDWFNTGVAIDDRSGSLGDALWDGQKLYVASHIFVNSGSTTTSDNLKARLYRYSFDPGTNTYSLDSGFPVIINNARSETLVLDKDSFGKLWISYMVGGTVMINHSTTDDRTWGTPFDLPSQPGSASSDDICSIQSFGGNKMGVMWSDQNDERMYFSVHVDGDDDDEWGPAETALSGNNMADDHINQLACDDNGNLYAAVKTSVSNSSDPLIVLLKRNASGSWSHTTIAEKRYNQSRPIILVDVDSDLLYVFMSRLTRPRSIYMKTTDLNGDLEFDLGIGTLFIGDDSFDNINNATSTKQCITSETGILVAASEETANYYFHNYIPPTAVGDPPVISSFSPTSGNVGASVTILGNFFDNASNVSFNGVSANFSINSTNEIVATVPNGATTGKISVTNSSGTTQTGGNFTVIVPQFDLTVSTSGNGSVSPSSGTFNQNTVVQLTASPDPGWQFSGWSGDLSGNQNPASVTMDSDKNITATFVESTVQQYNLITNVSGNGSIQMNPAGGIYNENTVVQVTAIPDAGWQFSGWSGDLSGAANPESISMNSNKNITATFSPITSGGGEIVHQNTVTGTSTGGSSVTTSQSPGTQGGTFIAAITGKPHRTVASVNGLGLSWTLVDEQCAGRSQTGVSVWIANGTPTSAGNVTATFSDAPSGAAIIVSRYTGVDVANPVANTITGNTNGIGGNCSGGTDNSNYNFPMFANSGSTIFSAVAKRNKTHTPGSGFDQLSEVTAGSGGSAAGLNVQEKPISISGSQSVDGTFSSDVDWAVVAVALRSGGGGGGGTTQFTLATNTVGNGSVQLSPSGGVYDENTVVQLTATPQPGWEFAGWSGDLVSTDNPASITMDGNKNVTATFTEIVVPQYTLATSVSGNGQILLNPAGGVYDENTEVTVSAVADPGWFFAGWSGDLNGLTNPESITMNSNKNVTALFMPSSGGGGQVAFEEIVSGGSSGSNTVSTTGGIAAVNGDVYLAAITYKKNVTVSGVSGLGLTWQLVDEQCAGRSQTGVSVWIGQGAPTGNGNVTATLGDTPDNAFISVARYSGVDLANPLGNTLGGNTNGLGGNCDGGTDNASYSFAMNTVGSGSTVFSAVAIRNKNHEPGTGFTERIEGSAGSGGSTAGLAVQDQSITVAENVNVSGQISRDVDWAVVAVELRAGSSTTIAFEPSEFGAVFAASGIASAKNADGESMIEYQQLRFEAPAQSGRVQKAVLQLQLNESVSEHLTAFVNSDFAMKQIAKSGSATAGQQIQLDVTQAFHDGQINEFLLNIPANAVARSGANAPKLQLTITKTGNGIDDNGAALVADQLPQQFELAQNYPNPFNPQTTIAYALPQSVPVKITVYDATGRLVTTLADGVQQAGEHRIIFDASRYASGVYFYTLHAGNFRQTRKMMLVK from the coding sequence ATGAAGTTTTCGACAGTGTTTCCATTTTATATTCATAAAAAACAGAGTTTTACAGCGCACTTTCTGATGTTGCTTTTGTTGATCGCCAGCGTTGTTTTTGGCGAAGTATTCGCCCAAACGCGAATAATGGCAGTTAGCAACCGGACAGCAAATTCTACAATTACCACCGGCGAATCCAGCCTTCCGGATCTGGCCAACCGATTGATGGCAGTTCCGATTGATGAAGGATACAGGGATTTCAATTACGGATCGAGCGTTATTTCCGCGCCAACCGGCGAAAAGCCGGAAAGCAAATTGTGGTATAACAACGGCTACTGGTGGGGCAGTTTGTGGGATGCTGGCAACGATGAATACCGCATTTTCCGGTTCGATCCGGCATCGCAGGACTGGTTTAACACCGGTGTGGCCATCGACGATCGCTCCGGCAGTTTGGGCGATGCACTGTGGGACGGGCAAAAGCTGTATGTTGCATCGCATATTTTTGTGAACAGCGGCAGCACCACCACCAGCGACAATTTGAAAGCACGATTGTATCGCTACAGTTTCGATCCGGGGACGAATACTTACAGTCTGGACAGCGGTTTTCCCGTTATCATCAACAACGCGCGCAGCGAAACGCTGGTGCTGGACAAAGATTCCTTCGGGAAATTGTGGATTTCCTACATGGTCGGCGGAACGGTGATGATCAATCACAGCACCACGGACGACCGCACCTGGGGAACACCGTTCGATTTGCCGAGCCAGCCCGGCAGCGCCTCCAGCGATGATATTTGCTCCATCCAAAGTTTTGGCGGCAACAAAATGGGTGTGATGTGGAGCGACCAAAATGACGAACGGATGTATTTTTCCGTACATGTGGATGGCGACGACGATGACGAATGGGGCCCCGCAGAGACCGCGCTGAGCGGCAACAACATGGCAGATGATCACATTAATCAATTGGCCTGCGATGATAATGGCAACCTGTATGCAGCTGTCAAAACCAGCGTTAGCAATTCTTCCGATCCGCTGATTGTGCTGCTCAAACGCAACGCCAGCGGTAGCTGGTCTCACACAACTATTGCGGAAAAACGGTATAATCAAAGCCGACCGATCATATTGGTAGATGTGGACAGCGATCTGCTGTATGTATTTATGAGCCGGCTCACTCGTCCACGATCGATATACATGAAAACCACCGATCTCAACGGTGATCTCGAGTTTGATTTGGGCATCGGAACCCTTTTCATCGGTGATGATTCTTTCGATAACATCAACAATGCTACTTCAACCAAACAATGCATTACATCGGAAACGGGCATTCTGGTTGCCGCCAGCGAAGAAACAGCGAATTATTATTTCCACAATTATATTCCACCGACAGCCGTTGGCGATCCACCGGTAATCAGCTCATTTTCGCCGACATCCGGTAATGTGGGCGCATCTGTGACTATTTTGGGCAACTTTTTTGATAATGCCAGTAATGTTTCGTTCAACGGCGTATCGGCCAATTTTTCCATTAATTCCACAAATGAAATTGTCGCGACGGTGCCCAACGGCGCAACCACCGGCAAAATTTCTGTAACCAACAGCAGCGGTACCACTCAAACGGGCGGCAATTTCACGGTTATCGTCCCGCAATTTGACCTCACTGTTTCCACCTCCGGCAATGGCAGCGTTTCGCCATCCAGCGGCACGTTTAACCAAAATACGGTTGTGCAGTTGACCGCATCGCCCGATCCCGGCTGGCAATTTTCAGGCTGGAGCGGCGATCTTTCGGGCAACCAAAACCCCGCTTCCGTCACGATGGACAGCGACAAAAACATCACTGCCACCTTTGTCGAATCAACTGTTCAGCAATATAATCTGATCACGAATGTGAGCGGTAACGGATCGATCCAAATGAATCCTGCCGGAGGCATTTACAACGAAAACACAGTGGTTCAGGTGACCGCTATACCCGATGCCGGATGGCAATTTTCCGGATGGAGCGGCGATTTGAGCGGTGCAGCAAATCCGGAATCGATTTCGATGAACAGCAACAAAAACATCACCGCGACATTTTCGCCAATTACCAGTGGCGGTGGCGAAATTGTTCATCAAAACACCGTTACCGGAACGAGCACCGGTGGCAGCAGCGTAACCACATCGCAATCGCCCGGCACGCAGGGCGGCACATTTATCGCGGCAATTACCGGCAAACCACACAGAACGGTTGCATCGGTGAATGGATTGGGATTGAGTTGGACGCTGGTTGATGAACAATGCGCAGGACGTAGCCAAACCGGCGTTTCCGTGTGGATCGCAAACGGCACACCCACATCCGCCGGCAATGTAACCGCCACTTTCAGCGATGCGCCGAGCGGTGCGGCAATTATCGTTTCGCGATATACCGGGGTTGATGTGGCAAATCCTGTCGCCAACACGATAACCGGAAACACCAACGGCATCGGCGGCAATTGCAGCGGCGGAACAGACAACAGCAATTACAATTTTCCGATGTTCGCCAATAGCGGTTCAACGATTTTCAGCGCAGTTGCCAAACGTAATAAAACCCACACGCCGGGTTCCGGCTTTGATCAACTATCAGAAGTTACCGCCGGTAGTGGCGGCAGCGCAGCCGGGCTGAATGTTCAGGAAAAACCAATCAGCATTTCCGGAAGCCAGAGCGTGGACGGCACATTTTCCAGCGATGTGGATTGGGCAGTTGTCGCCGTTGCACTGCGTTCCGGCGGCGGTGGCGGAGGCGGCACCACCCAATTTACCCTCGCCACAAATACGGTCGGCAATGGCAGCGTGCAATTATCGCCGAGCGGCGGCGTTTACGATGAAAACACTGTCGTGCAGCTCACCGCAACACCGCAACCCGGATGGGAATTTGCAGGATGGAGCGGCGATCTCGTCAGCACGGATAATCCTGCGTCGATCACAATGGACGGCAACAAAAACGTGACCGCAACCTTCACTGAAATTGTTGTGCCGCAATACACGCTGGCAACATCAGTTTCCGGCAACGGGCAAATTCTGCTCAACCCGGCCGGCGGCGTTTACGATGAAAATACCGAAGTCACGGTTTCGGCAGTGGCAGATCCCGGCTGGTTTTTCGCCGGTTGGAGCGGCGATCTTAATGGGTTGACCAATCCCGAAAGCATTACGATGAATAGCAACAAAAATGTAACCGCACTGTTTATGCCTTCCAGTGGCGGTGGCGGCCAGGTTGCATTTGAAGAAATCGTCAGTGGCGGTAGCAGCGGATCGAACACTGTTTCCACCACCGGCGGCATTGCCGCTGTAAATGGCGATGTCTATCTCGCCGCAATCACGTACAAAAAAAATGTGACCGTTTCGGGCGTCAGCGGTTTGGGACTAACCTGGCAATTGGTAGATGAGCAATGTGCCGGTCGCAGCCAAACGGGTGTTTCTGTTTGGATCGGACAGGGCGCACCGACCGGCAACGGGAATGTTACCGCAACCCTCGGCGATACGCCGGACAACGCATTTATTTCTGTTGCGCGGTATTCCGGTGTCGATCTTGCGAACCCGCTCGGCAACACCCTCGGTGGCAACACCAACGGACTCGGCGGCAACTGCGATGGCGGCACGGATAACGCCAGCTACAGTTTTGCGATGAACACCGTTGGCAGCGGATCAACTGTATTTAGCGCCGTGGCAATCCGAAACAAAAACCACGAACCGGGTACCGGATTTACAGAACGTATTGAAGGATCTGCCGGAAGCGGCGGTTCAACAGCCGGTCTTGCAGTGCAGGATCAATCGATAACGGTTGCTGAAAACGTAAACGTCAGCGGGCAAATCAGCCGCGATGTGGACTGGGCAGTTGTTGCAGTGGAATTGCGTGCCGGATCGTCCACAACTATCGCTTTTGAGCCATCGGAATTTGGCGCGGTGTTCGCCGCATCCGGTATCGCCAGCGCGAAAAATGCGGACGGCGAATCGATGATCGAATACCAGCAACTCCGATTTGAAGCGCCCGCACAATCCGGACGTGTCCAAAAAGCCGTGCTGCAACTTCAGTTAAATGAATCGGTTAGCGAACATTTAACGGCGTTTGTGAACAGCGATTTCGCCATGAAACAAATTGCCAAATCCGGATCGGCAACCGCAGGACAACAGATCCAACTGGACGTAACGCAGGCGTTCCACGATGGTCAAATCAACGAATTTTTGCTGAATATACCGGCGAACGCCGTTGCCCGCAGCGGCGCAAATGCTCCGAAATTGCAGCTCACCATCACCAAAACCGGCAACGGAATCGATGATAACGGCGCAGCATTGGTAGCGGATCAACTGCCGCAGCAGTTTGAACTCGCCCAGAATTACCCGAACCCGTTCAACCCGCAAACGACAATCGCATACGCATTACCGCAGAGCGTTCCGGTAAAAATAACGGTTTACGACGCCACCGGACGGCTGGTAACAACGCTGGCGGACGGTGTTCAGCAAGCCGGGGAACACCGGATCATTTTCGACGCCAGCCGTTATGCCTCAGGCGTTTATTTCTACACGCTGCATGCCGGCAACTTCCGGCAAACTCGAAAAATGATGCTCGTGAAGTAA
- a CDS encoding phytase, which produces MMDHTNKQFEFNKSLQDVVRLFLMYFTLTLLCFLLFGSVSKVMAQTVSPVVEFADGGIDDQDDICLWVHPTPSQSLVIASDKGANTIFVYDLQGNTLQSIQTDGQPGNIDVRYNFPLDGELVDIVAFNDRSNSEVDIYRVLPDDRQLAFLNSFDGGNWPDELYGFCLYHSQATGKFYAIGAGASGQLRQWEMVDNGSGGINGIEMRTWSNGSQTEGMVADDENGLLFAANEVEGVYRYDAEPDDANPDGVLIAETGRNGLTDDVEGVTIYYAAGGTGYLIVSSQGNDSFKVYNRRPPHAFVKSFTVSGAGSTDGIDVSNLNFGGDFSQGIFLLHDGGSSPYVVHGCDYADLGLDIDTDYWNPRNTATAILPSAGIPEKFGLLQNYPNPFNPSTAIRYNLNEAEQVTLRIFDLLGREVSTLVDAKQPAGAYLVRWEAKNAYGNELPGGIYFAQLQAGSNLQTIKMALMR; this is translated from the coding sequence ATGATGGATCATACAAACAAACAATTTGAATTCAATAAATCCTTACAGGATGTTGTACGCCTGTTCTTAATGTATTTCACGCTGACATTGCTGTGCTTTCTACTTTTTGGCAGTGTTTCCAAAGTAATGGCGCAAACGGTTTCACCGGTTGTGGAATTTGCGGATGGCGGTATCGATGATCAGGATGATATTTGCCTTTGGGTTCACCCGACACCATCGCAAAGTTTAGTGATCGCTTCGGACAAAGGTGCCAATACGATTTTCGTTTACGATTTGCAGGGAAACACGCTGCAATCGATCCAAACGGATGGTCAGCCCGGCAATATTGACGTGCGCTACAATTTTCCGCTCGATGGTGAACTTGTTGATATTGTGGCATTTAACGATCGGTCAAATAGCGAGGTGGATATTTACAGGGTGTTGCCGGATGATCGCCAACTGGCATTTTTGAACAGCTTTGACGGCGGTAATTGGCCGGATGAATTATATGGCTTTTGTTTGTATCACAGCCAGGCGACCGGCAAATTTTATGCAATTGGTGCGGGTGCCAGTGGTCAGCTTCGCCAGTGGGAAATGGTGGACAACGGTAGTGGCGGCATCAACGGCATCGAAATGCGCACATGGAGTAACGGCAGCCAGACAGAAGGAATGGTTGCCGATGACGAGAACGGACTGTTGTTTGCCGCAAACGAGGTGGAAGGTGTGTATCGCTACGATGCAGAGCCGGACGACGCCAATCCCGATGGCGTGCTAATCGCCGAAACAGGACGCAACGGTTTAACGGACGATGTTGAAGGCGTCACCATTTATTACGCTGCCGGCGGCACCGGCTATCTGATTGTTTCCAGCCAGGGCAACGATTCATTTAAAGTTTACAACCGTCGCCCGCCACATGCGTTTGTCAAAAGTTTTACGGTCAGCGGCGCAGGCAGCACCGATGGCATCGATGTTTCCAACCTGAATTTTGGCGGCGATTTCAGCCAGGGTATTTTTCTGCTACACGATGGCGGCTCGAGTCCGTATGTTGTGCACGGCTGCGATTACGCGGATCTCGGTTTAGATATCGATACGGATTATTGGAATCCCCGGAACACCGCAACCGCAATTCTCCCTTCTGCCGGAATTCCCGAAAAATTCGGGTTGTTACAGAATTATCCGAACCCGTTCAATCCTTCCACAGCGATTCGTTACAACCTGAACGAAGCCGAACAGGTTACCTTGCGAATTTTCGATTTGCTCGGCAGGGAAGTATCAACTTTGGTTGATGCGAAACAGCCTGCCGGTGCCTATCTGGTTCGTTGGGAAGCCAAAAATGCTTACGGAAACGAACTGCCGGGCGGGATTTATTTTGCCCAATTGCAGGCGGGGAGTAATCTGCAAACCATTAAAATGGCCCTGATGCGTTAA
- a CDS encoding efflux RND transporter periplasmic adaptor subunit codes for MSKKKILIGSAIVVVIAVAAISFGMKDKGVQGVEVEIAPVQRHKVVQTVMATGRIQPKTQVNISADVSAKIVRLAVNDGDWVEKGQFLLEMDNERYLASVESAEANLRSFQADATLARQNMIKTEKDYHRTKELFDQNLESQASLDAMYAAYEVEKARYQSAQDRVAQAQASLKQSRDDLSKTKIFAPMSGTISQLNKEEGEIALGSQFQEDVIMVISNLSGMEALVDVDENDIVNVAIGDTAKIEVDAVTDVLFTGVVSEIANSAKVSGQGTQEQKTEFEVKIAIAGAVGGGDAMPSSSGSLEVKPADHRPSLELRPGMTASGDIVTDTRKNCLAVPIQAVAVRTVDQLKNNSGPAAKGDSTSTETENEFHPDKDGFVEIVFVVKNGKAEARQVKTGVQSDTHIEILDGLEEGEEIVIGNYRAISKDLQNGSEIVVKENPSTARG; via the coding sequence ATGTCGAAAAAAAAGATACTCATTGGATCAGCTATCGTAGTGGTCATTGCTGTTGCGGCAATTTCTTTCGGGATGAAAGATAAAGGCGTGCAAGGTGTTGAGGTGGAAATTGCACCAGTTCAACGTCACAAAGTTGTGCAAACCGTAATGGCAACCGGACGGATTCAGCCCAAAACGCAGGTGAATATCAGTGCGGATGTGAGTGCAAAAATCGTTCGTCTGGCTGTAAACGATGGCGATTGGGTCGAGAAAGGACAATTCCTGCTGGAAATGGATAACGAGCGATATCTCGCCAGCGTGGAAAGCGCGGAAGCAAATTTGCGCTCGTTTCAGGCAGATGCAACGTTGGCCCGCCAAAACATGATCAAAACCGAAAAAGACTATCATCGCACAAAAGAATTGTTCGATCAAAACCTCGAATCGCAGGCCTCGCTGGACGCGATGTATGCGGCATACGAGGTAGAAAAAGCCCGTTATCAATCCGCGCAAGATCGCGTGGCACAGGCGCAGGCTTCGCTCAAACAATCCCGCGATGACCTTTCCAAAACCAAAATTTTCGCTCCGATGTCCGGTACCATCAGCCAGCTCAATAAGGAAGAAGGCGAAATTGCCCTCGGTTCCCAATTTCAGGAAGATGTGATTATGGTAATTTCCAACCTTTCCGGAATGGAAGCATTGGTGGATGTGGACGAAAACGACATCGTGAATGTAGCCATCGGCGATACCGCAAAAATTGAAGTTGACGCGGTAACCGACGTGCTGTTCACCGGCGTTGTTTCGGAAATTGCCAACAGCGCAAAAGTGAGCGGACAGGGCACACAGGAGCAAAAAACCGAATTTGAAGTGAAAATTGCCATTGCCGGCGCAGTCGGCGGCGGTGATGCCATGCCCAGCAGCAGCGGCTCGCTGGAAGTGAAACCTGCGGATCATCGCCCCTCGCTGGAGCTGCGTCCCGGGATGACCGCCAGCGGCGATATCGTTACCGATACCCGTAAAAATTGCCTTGCAGTGCCGATTCAGGCGGTTGCCGTTCGCACGGTGGATCAGTTGAAAAACAATTCAGGTCCGGCTGCCAAAGGCGATTCCACATCAACCGAAACAGAAAATGAATTTCATCCCGATAAAGACGGATTTGTGGAAATTGTGTTTGTGGTGAAAAATGGCAAAGCGGAAGCGCGTCAGGTGAAAACCGGTGTTCAGAGCGATACCCATATCGAAATTCTGGACGGATTGGAAGAAGGCGAAGAAATTGTCATCGGCAACTATCGCGCGATCAGTAAAGATCTGCAGAACGGATCGGAAATTGTTGTGAAAGAAAACCCATCCACCGCCCGCGGTTAA
- a CDS encoding ABC transporter ATP-binding protein, with translation MLDIRDITKVYKMQGEEVRALRGISLAIDSNEYVAIMGPSGSGKSTMMNVIGCLDTPSSGKYLLEGEDVSHMNDDQLADVRNRKIGFVFQTFNLLPRSDILHNVELPLIYGNIPASRRKKMAEEAIEKVGLSDRIRHKPNELSGGQRQRVAIARALVNKPSIILADEPTGNLDTNTGKEIMSIFDDLHRLGNTIILVTHETEIAEHAHRVVRLRDGLVESDERVGELVH, from the coding sequence ATGCTGGATATAAGAGATATTACCAAGGTATATAAAATGCAGGGTGAAGAGGTGCGGGCATTGCGCGGCATATCCTTGGCAATCGACAGTAACGAATACGTTGCGATTATGGGACCGTCCGGTTCCGGCAAATCGACGATGATGAACGTGATTGGTTGTCTCGATACACCATCCTCCGGCAAATATTTGCTGGAAGGCGAGGACGTGAGTCACATGAACGACGACCAGTTGGCAGATGTTCGCAACCGGAAAATCGGGTTTGTGTTCCAGACATTTAACCTTCTGCCGCGTTCAGACATTCTGCACAATGTGGAATTACCCCTCATTTACGGAAATATTCCGGCCAGCCGCCGCAAAAAAATGGCGGAAGAAGCCATCGAAAAAGTAGGTTTGTCTGACCGGATTCGCCACAAACCGAATGAGCTTTCCGGCGGTCAGCGCCAACGCGTGGCTATTGCCCGGGCGTTGGTGAACAAGCCCTCGATCATCCTCGCGGACGAACCCACCGGAAACCTCGATACGAATACCGGCAAAGAAATCATGAGCATTTTTGATGATCTGCATCGCCTCGGCAACACCATCATTTTAGTGACGCACGAAACGGAAATTGCTGAGCACGCCCACCGCGTTGTCCGCCTCCGCGACGGTTTGGTGGAAAGCGACGAACGGGTTGGCGAACTGGTTCATTGA
- a CDS encoding ABC transporter permease, which yields MRLYVGEFWESLKIALNALRANKARGILTTLGIIIGIVAVVTTMTAANGLSNSFKESISAIGSDVLYVSRTPWVHMGDWFEFRNRPNLSLKDSDKLETRLVESPAINPTTGTEKSIKYRSRNLNNVDIIGTTDKHIVVSANVPEYGRFLTDFDVRNKRYVCVIGASVQESLFEGVNPLKQTH from the coding sequence ATGCGACTTTACGTGGGAGAATTTTGGGAATCGCTAAAAATAGCGTTGAACGCCCTGCGTGCCAACAAAGCTCGCGGCATTTTAACCACGTTGGGCATCATCATCGGCATTGTGGCGGTGGTTACCACAATGACGGCAGCCAACGGGTTGAGCAACAGTTTTAAAGAGAGTATCTCGGCGATCGGTTCGGACGTGCTGTATGTGTCGCGCACGCCGTGGGTGCATATGGGCGACTGGTTTGAATTTCGGAATCGCCCCAATTTGAGCCTCAAAGACAGCGACAAGCTGGAAACCCGGCTGGTAGAATCGCCGGCGATAAATCCCACAACCGGAACAGAAAAATCCATCAAATATCGCTCGCGCAATTTGAACAATGTGGACATCATCGGCACCACCGATAAACACATTGTCGTTTCCGCGAATGTGCCGGAATACGGTCGTTTCCTGACCGATTTCGACGTTCGTAACAAACGATATGTTTGTGTGATAGGTGCTTCTGTGCAGGAATCGCTGTTCGAAGGCGTTAATCCGTTGAAACAAACGCATTAA
- a CDS encoding FtsX-like permease family protein, with amino-acid sequence MEKQGNASFFGGPDMDSQIYIPITAFMKAFGGAQRNFNFAVKAPSQDEMADFEYELVGEMRKIRKLKPTEKDDFSINKMDTLMNAYNNVMGVVVMIGLLITSVSLFVGGIGVMNIMFVSVTERTREIGIRKAIGAKKRAILAQFLMEAATICLLGGVVGLALAFGVTAIVDKFLLPASLSPGIVIVALFVSILVGIISGIIPAYKAAKLNPIEALRYE; translated from the coding sequence ATGGAAAAGCAGGGCAACGCCAGCTTTTTTGGCGGACCGGATATGGACAGCCAGATTTATATACCCATCACCGCATTTATGAAAGCATTTGGCGGTGCACAGCGCAATTTCAATTTTGCCGTAAAAGCCCCGTCGCAGGACGAAATGGCAGATTTCGAATACGAACTGGTCGGCGAAATGCGCAAAATCCGCAAGCTGAAGCCAACCGAAAAAGACGATTTTTCGATCAACAAAATGGATACACTTATGAACGCCTATAATAATGTGATGGGCGTTGTGGTGATGATCGGGTTGCTGATCACCAGCGTTTCGCTGTTTGTCGGCGGCATCGGTGTGATGAATATTATGTTTGTTTCCGTTACCGAACGCACCCGGGAAATTGGTATTCGCAAAGCCATCGGCGCGAAAAAACGGGCGATATTGGCGCAATTCCTGATGGAGGCGGCCACCATCTGTCTGCTCGGCGGCGTAGTGGGATTGGCATTGGCGTTTGGCGTAACTGCGATTGTGGATAAATTTCTGCTGCCGGCCAGCCTGTCACCGGGAATTGTCATTGTTGCGCTGTTTGTCTCGATTTTGGTGGGCATTATTTCCGGTATCATTCCGGCGTATAAAGCTGCCAAACTCAATCCGATTGAAGCGTTACGGTATGAGTAA